The sequence below is a genomic window from Chaetodon auriga isolate fChaAug3 chromosome 8, fChaAug3.hap1, whole genome shotgun sequence.
AGATGAGAGTTAGTGATAGaatgaaggaagagagaggtAGTGAGCTCAGTGGGCAGTCCATTATCCCCCTCCCCTTGGTCTGAAGGGTGGATGAATAATTGAATAAGGCAGTGATGACATCACACTTTGATAAACCGTGCAGGAAATACTGGCTGGAAAGTTTCCAACGTGCTCTTTCTCCTCATATTACCCTCACTCCCTTCACTGTCTTCAACCCTCCATCTCTCACTGTTACTCACGTTCCGTCTCCAGCTTTCCCCGTCTTGTTTGTTTCCCCCCTCTGTGAAATCACCCTCTGTTTATCCCCCCGTCATCACTTAACCATCAAATCACGCATCATTCCTTTGTGTGACTCACACCCGTCCTCCATCTCTCCGCTCTCGTTCCATACACCATTTCCATAAATGAGTCAACATTTTCGCCTCCcttgcttttttgtttctttccattgTTCTGTCCAAGGATATAATTTGTGCATCACTGAGAAAGTGAGCAAGTTGGCTCTTAGTCTGTCTTTTCCCTTATCTGTTTCACTCCATCATCTGCCCATCCCAGATTTGTTGTGTCGTCCAAATTATACTGAGTTACTttgatgtgtttattttctcccacacacacacaaaaaagcaaatacacacacacacacacacacacacacacacacacacacacacacacacacacactccttccaCTGTGTCATCAATTTCAGCTGCCTTCCTTATTATTCTTAGCATCATCATGGGAATTCATACTCACCTGAAGTTCTTGATTCAAAAGTCCCTCCTCCATCCGCTCGTCCCCTCACTTccacttccacctcctcctcttctttttcttctttcccttccttCTCTTCACTCTTTTCCTCACACTCCCACTCTCTTCCCATGGTCCACAGGCTGTTGTCACTGACTGAGCAGCCAATCTTCTGTGATGGGCACAGCTCCAGTTGTCCACCCTCCTTGTCAGCTCTCTGGAGCATTTCCTTCAGTGCAGCCATTGAGGTGAGGGCTGGTGGCGGCTGCATGAAGAAGGCCTGAGCCTGAGAGGTGTACTCCCATTGGTTGCCATCGCCGCCTGCCTTCTCTCTTCTCCACCTCAGGTTGTACAATATGTCTGGGTCTGGAGTAATAACTGTTGGGTCAGGGTCTGGGTCAGTGATCACCTTTGTTGGGGGGGAGGCGCTCTTGTTGCGGAAGCgcatttctttaaatgttgtcACCTTTGGAGCTAACTCTGGAGAAGAACCTGACGAACTGAGCTTCTTTTGAGTTTCCGTTTGAGATTTTCTCATTTCCAGTGGTGGAGGCTGCGGTGGGGCATCACAATCAGGTGTGAATGCAATGAGCCAATCAAATCGCTCAGGTTGTGCAGAGTTGGCAGGGAGAGTGCTGACCTTGACCGGTGGCAAAGATGGGGGGATTGGGGGTaagggacgaggaggaggaggagggggaggtgaaTCTGGTAACCCAGCGGGATACTGAAAAGACTCAAAGCTCATATTCTTTGCTTTGGTTTCATGTGTATTGCTAAAAGCGGTGCTGTAGTAGGAGTCAGTGGTCAGACCGctgttcctcttccttctcctcgcCATCTCAGTGAATGAGGTggttctttgtgtgtctttgctttcctctttctttttgccTTCTTCAGCCACATCGACTCTTCGATCGCCATCCAACTTGCCATCTCTGGCCATCAACTCGGTGTCACgttgcctctcctcctcccccctctctctcagtctgaaCTCATGTGGCTCCGCAGACCTGGACAAGATAgcatcatctccatctccctcatCCTCTAACCCTCCAACACAAACACCGAGCTCTGGGCTGAGTTTGAGGAGCTCAGCTTGGGTCAATCCAGCAAGCATCAGTAGCTTCCGAATCTCCACATCCAGTGCAtggaaggaggggggaggaggcaGGGCAGGTGGAGGTGGTATGGCAgggggagatgaggaggagactgagataactggtggaggaggcagaggtgggGGACGTGTGgtaggaggaggaagggaaaggGGGGTCTTTTCCTGTTCGGCTTGAAGAGCTGCGAGCCGCTGCGCCTCCTTCCTGGCAAGGTGGCGCCTCCTAGGTGGAGGAATGGGAGGAGTTGGGGTGGGTATGGATGTAGGTGGAGAAGGAGTAGTATAGAGGGTGAGGTAAGGGACCGGTTTAGAGGTGGGCAGAGGAGGAATAGATGGTGGAGATGCAGGTGGGGGTTTCTCACACCTAAAAGTGGTGAATGTGGGGGATGAGGAATTAACAGAGAAAGTAGACAATGTGGGGGAGGTGGAGACTGCCATAGAGGTGGTCTCCCTGCTGATATTGATGTAGGTGTGGAGGTCAGAGCTCACGCTGGCATGACGTGCTGGAGGTTTGGGGGGTCTAGGTGGCGGCTCAACAGGAGAAGGCGTGAGGGAATCAGGAGCAAGAGGCTCATCACAGTCTGATGGCGCAGTGAGGTCGACCCCTGCATCTGAAAACTCCTGAGAGTCTCCCATCGTTCCTCTGTGACTTTTATACAACTTCCAGGGAATGTCAATGTTGCCCATTTCATCCATGACATCTGAGAGATCCTGCTCTTCCAGATCTCCAAGATCAAATCCCTTCTCATGGAGTCTGGCGACATAGGCCAGTTTTACTTCCCTGTTCACCTTCTCCAAGCGATCCAGGTGATCTAGCCAATCCCTCAGCACATCCCAGTGTTGTTCCCCCTCCAGATCCCAACGAGCCACTTGGATCACCTGGCTGAAGCGCTCCATTTTCCCAAACTCCCCCACTGATTCTAGAAAGTCAAGTAAGCCTAATTTGGTGACCTCAGAATCACCTTTGACTCCTAAGTAGTCAGGAGAGGGAGAGTCCAGTGCAGAGGGGTAGCCCTCATCTGGGGAGCAAGGGGGAATTGGGGAGCATGATGTTAAGTGGAAGGGAATGCGACTAATAGGAAGGGATGGAGGTGAACGTGCAGGAGGCTGGCATTCAGGGGCTTGTGGAAGAGAGTGGTCTTTGGGGGACAGAGTGACGGACAGATTATCTTGGTCTTGGGAAGAGCAGATGGAGGCAGATTGATCTGCACAGTCAGACTCCAGATCAGAGCAGGAGCTGATGgaagtggaggatgaggaggtagATGAGGAGAGCGAGAACtccaggagggagggaggaccGTCACAGCACGAGGGGACCAGGGTGTCgtcatcttcatcgtcatcatcattgtcagcttcctcttcatcatcatcaatatcaATGTCCCCACTgctctcttcctcatcatcttcttcctcaacttttacatttttcttgttaTCCAGAACAATGCTTTCATCTGCATTCTTGCCTTCATTTTCCAGACTGGCAGCAGGGCAGGCAGAGGATTCCAGCTGGGCCTGTGCTTGCAGGGGAGGCTGAGGCTGCTCCTTGGCTCCTTTCCCATCTTGCCTCTGGGGCAACAGGGCCGGAGGAGGCGGTAACTGCAGTTGCTGTCTGAGAGAgatggtgttgttgttgttgtggttatGGTTGAACATACTGTTGTTGTCCTGCGGGGAGCGCCCATCGCAGCACAGACACGGGAGGCTCGGCTCGTTGCAATTCGGGTCAAGAGGGAGAACGGAGGGAAGCGGAGGAGGGGCGGCTGCTGGTGCAATTTTGGTTGCCGCAGATGCACGAGCACTCTTGGGTTTGGGCTTAGCTGATTTGGAGATGGTCGAAACCTGTTTTTGTGAGCCAAACCTGGACTGGCTTACTGGTGCCCGAGGCTGCACTCCCACCCTGCTCCTGGTGGGTGCAGTGGGGCCTTTAGTAGCTCGGCGTGGGGAGGATGTGGTGATcgtgttcatgtttttatcctccCTCTGAAAACCAGGACCATGAGACTTTGGTGCAGCTAAAGTATTGGTCCGTCTGCTGACGTCAAAGCGCCGTGGCTTTGGAGGCTGAGAGGCGCAGCTAGAGGACTGCATCGTGggaatgggatttttttttttttttttaggatacTGTGATATTTCTGTTGCTATAGAAACAAGTGTTGTAAAGGCTGGACAGATCCAAACTATGACGCGCCGTGACGGTCACATCTTGGCTTGGCTCCCAAGATCCTGCAACATCAAAGGAGACACACAGTGAATAACGACTACGAGCAAATTCAGCTCTTCAAAGACTGTTTTCTTGCTCTACATATGTTGTCATATTAGGCTAAGTCTTTGAAGCTAAACCCATCATCTGGACTATTCATTAAAACTCAATTGCTTTTGGGCTTTCTATTTTATAATTATCACAGCCCAAGTCCTGGGAGGACACAGCAGtggtatgaacacacacactgtctccacacaggccataaaaaaacacattatcacGCATAATTTGAGCTGAAACAACTAGTCAATTATTAAATTGATCATTAATCAGCAATGATGCTGAATATCAATTAATTGCCTAATTtgcaaaaataccaaatattcACAGTCcaagcttctcaaatgttaAAATTGGCATGTTTTCTTAGTCTTTTATGATcgtaaactgaatatatttgctTTTAGGACCATTGGTTGgacaacaaaacacatatgAAGACATCACCCTGGAAAACTGTGATGGTTTCTTTCCCCCTGACATTGTTGACAATGTGTTTACCTGATTAACCAAGCCAGTAATCACATCAAACTACTAGTCGGAGCCCTTAAATAACATTGCATCTTAAGATGAACAATGCGTTAACTGAATTACCATGATGCAGCAGGAAGAGGCTTCTCTACAAAATTTCTGTGATGGCATGCTCGGTTAAACAAATTGGCTGCTTGCAAATGTAGATAAGAGAAGTGCCACCCCATTTGCATGCATCTGTTGTACTATTATCTTGGTTTCCAAATCTATTCAAATTCaaacacgcacccacacacatatcACATGAAATGATCCCCATGATAATAACTGTCACCTAATTTATAGCTTAATAGCTGTCACTCATCGTCTGCATCAGTCATGTTCAGCTTCACTGAGCACTGATATCCATGAGTTTACAGTAGTCAAGCTGCCTCCATCAGTGCCACTCCATCCTTACCAGCTGACAACAGGCAATAAGATGTAGATCGAAATGAAAgtcgtttaaaaaaaaagcccactGTACCCAAAGCAATGACTGAacataaaagcacatttaacTGGAGCATGAAATAATCAGGCAGCAGCACTGAACAACACCGAGTCTGCCTTTTTAAAGCCCATTTACCGAAGGCTATTGCTCATATTCCTCCACAGTGTCCTTCATATCACTGAGGAATATAAATCACTCAAGTGCTTGCTTACACTGGGCCTTACGTCGGAATGGCCATTAAAGCCAACAAAGCCTtgatttggcaaaaaaaaaaaaaaaaagagagaaacccTCTGAATACCATCATATGCAATTTAACCCGTCCTGTGCACAGCATTCACCCCTGCACGTATTGATCCCACAGAGCTGATGGAGAcagggaggatgggaggaggaggagggggaggagggggtacCTCCAACCGCATCGCCCTGATATACAGGCCCATCCGCCCCTATTAAAGCTCAAATATTACACATAATATTTACATTCCagttcaaacaaacaacaataataatacaacattttactttaaaaaaaacacacacacaaaagaattGTCACTGTTAGCAGCGGAATTGCATGTCTCTCGGTCTACGCAGGCTCTGTGAGGGAAGAGGAGGTTTTTCTTACCCGACCAGACTAAGCAGGTTCGTTTGAACACAAAAAATATGCATGGTAAGATCATACATTACAACTCGACTCACGATCAGATTGTGGTAAAGATGGATGAAGGTCTCCATCTCGTCGGGCTCTCTCACATCCCCAGTccgtgtgaatgtgaatgtctCTCCGACGTTAACAGCCTCAGCATCTGTCTTCTCGCGAGCTTCCGTCCAACCATCGCCCCCCTCCCCTGCCGACGCGACCAAACCACACCCCTCACTTGCCTTATCATCACATCCAATTTATCTCCCGTCATTTTCGCCTTGATCTCCTTCAAATGATGAGTCCTGCGCCCTGCGTTAAGAGGAAGAGTCACATTTGCTACGTGTTCGTGCATTTATTAGTCTGGCTTCAAGGAAGTTGACCAATAAGCAAAACTCACATGCAGCCAACTGTAGCTTCCATTCattcttattattatcagtTTATCTGGCAGTGATATTCTGGATAAATAGATTATTTACTCTGGAATCGACCAGAGCCCAAATTGCTTTATCAGATCAAAAGCtgaaaacccaaagatattcaatttaccaTCATATGACAAACAgaagcatcaaatcctcacatttgaagATCTATGAAGAGaagttttggcatttttgccaatagtttatttaatttcatttctgctctatagccaaaacacacacagacacacacagacacacacacacacacacacacacacacacatgaaaaaagcaacaaaacgatgacagaaaaagaaatactggtcataaatatttattaaaaacataaaacattcagACCAGTACAGACTTTAGTAGTAATATAAAAATAGATGGAATTAGAGAGCCGATCAGGTTTGACCCCTTGCCAGATACATCGACCGTCACATATGTACTGCCCTGTTCAGTCCCTCATTAATTGTTATATCTGTTCCTACAGAATCAATACAGTGCCGACTATCTGATTTGATTTGTACCTTCATCCTGCCATGCTTTCTTCAGGGCGCACAAATATGGAAGCTAGACCATGTGATTCATTCATGGGTTTCTTCAGTGAAGACCTGACTGCAGACGCTGTTACTTATGCACTGGGTTCAATAAATAGATAAGATGGAGCAAAAGAGACAGGCTGAGCAATGACATTCACAGTCAAATATCTACAAATCTTTGAAAAGTTAAGAAACTGCCTGCAGCATTTCTAAATATCACAGCCCTGCTCAGGTCATGCTGTTGGGTCCCGGGCAAACCCTTTTTaaaaggaagaggagctgaTCTGTGCGTCGCAACAACAGTCAGAAGGGAACCGGGCTGATGCATCTGAAGCAGCTTATGATCACAGTTCCCTCTCACTTGTTCCTCTTGTATATTTTCTTGGCAAAGTTGAGGAAGACTGAGTGAGGAAGGTTTTGAGCGTGACTAGCGATGAGCTTCTGGAGCCGCTGGTAGCTCTCATCTTCATATCTGTGGTACAGTGTTGGTATTTGCAGGGTTTTGTACAGTGCTTTGACCTGTTCCACGCTGGCATCATCGTGGCGCCCGTAACATGCCTGATGAGGAGAACAGTGAACAGTGAATATGACCTGCATAGTAAATTCCCACACTTCTTTAGCGTCATTAGACTGTGTGTGAGCCACAAGATCTGTGAAAACCTCTCTGCagtttgcacaaaaaaaaatatcagtACATATTTAGGGTTTTCAAATAGAAAGGGTTATCATCTGAACTCCCACC
It includes:
- the rusc1 gene encoding RUN and SH3 domain containing 1 isoform X4; its protein translation is MQSSSCASQPPKPRRFDVSRRTNTLAAPKSHGPGFQREDKNMNTITTSSPRRATKGPTAPTRSRVGVQPRAPVSQSRFGSQKQVSTISKSAKPKPKSARASAATKIAPAAAPPPLPSVLPLDPNCNEPSLPCLCCDGRSPQDNNSMFNHNHNNNNTISLRQQLQLPPPPALLPQRQDGKGAKEQPQPPLQAQAQLESSACPAASLENEGKNADESIVLDNKKNVKVEEEDDEEESSGDIDIDDDEEEADNDDDDEDDDTLVPSCCDGPPSLLEFSLSSSTSSSSTSISSCSDLESDCADQSASICSSQDQDNLSVTLSPKDHSLPQAPECQPPARSPPSLPISRIPFHLTSCSPIPPCSPDEGYPSALDSPSPDYLGVKGDSEVTKLGLLDFLESVGEFGKMERFSQVIQVARWDLEGEQHWDVLRDWLDHLDRLEKVNREVKLAYVARLHEKGFDLGDLEEQDLSDVMDEMGNIDIPWKLYKSHRGTMGDSQEFSDAGVDLTAPSDCDEPLAPDSLTPSPVEPPPRPPKPPARHASVSSDLHTYINISRETTSMAVSTSPTLSTFSVNSSSPTFTTFRCEKPPPASPPSIPPLPTSKPVPYLTLYTTPSPPTSIPTPTPPIPPPRRRHLARKEAQRLAALQAEQEKTPLSLPPPTTRPPPLPPPPVISVSSSSPPAIPPPPALPPPPSFHALDVEIRKLLMLAGLTQAELLKLSPELGVCVGGLEDEGDGDDAILSRSAEPHEFRLRERGEEERQRDTELMARDGKLDGDRRVDVAEEGKKKEESKDTQRTTSFTEMARRRKRNSGLTTDSYYSTAFSNTHETKAKNMSFESFQYPAGLPDSPPPPPPPRPLPPIPPSLPPVKVSTLPANSAQPERFDWLIAFTPDCDAPPQPPPLEMRKSQTETQKKLSSSGSSPELAPKVTTFKEMRFRNKSASPPTKVITDPDPDPTVITPDPDILYNLRWRREKAGGDGNQWEYTSQAQAFFMQPPPALTSMAALKEMLQRADKEGGQLELCPSQKIGCSVSDNSLWTMGREWECEEKSEEKEGKEEKEEEEVEVEVRGRADGGGTFESRTSAVRSVSFAGSVQRTETSWMGEDVKHPVRGLGLSSLCLQEKKALVSAVSVAVEAILAQFSSSRTVVQKALSGDSTINPSLGRLVLQCLCPALHSLLTDGLKPHQSDLIAGRRPNSAWGLVQASTRPGPKTQALFNLQVRVGELPQLRQSKHRFNAFLLGLLNTKLLDFWLSHLQSCSDVLETYFHPTAFMRLSLASCQPLFEELLLVLQPLSLLTFNLDLLFQHHHLEPDSHSPEIPSPPCQDAGFQLSTEDSQSKIAGCRYIESLSEVDFGSPEYQAAKEKLSPLANPKNGGSEESTHSSAAPMKTSPQLLWVQEKEIGELPPPDIEEDSLAQQAGQVIQQGWGAVMRWGGRLSQNLAELSLKKEEMRTDLPDLQVQAGSDFAPVSSAAQVPWGLGRLFGASKSPNSPPGHTPPTRRPSQWLAPGVTALTRMVSSSSTPIIKRAPKPQGESEPEPEKDVDALEMKDKPRPLRSVRTLCDHTGSGSELSFCKGEELVVLGGVDQDWIRCRQGDKEGLVPIGYTSLIM
- the rusc1 gene encoding RUN and SH3 domain containing 1 isoform X1, encoding MQSSSCASQPPKPRRFDVSRRTNTLAAPKSHGPGFQREDKNMNTITTSSPRRATKGPTAPTRSRVGVQPRAPVSQSRFGSQKQVSTISKSAKPKPKSARASAATKIAPAAAPPPLPSVLPLDPNCNEPSLPCLCCDGRSPQDNNSMFNHNHNNNNTISLRQQLQLPPPPALLPQRQDGKGAKEQPQPPLQAQAQLESSACPAASLENEGKNADESIVLDNKKNVKVEEEDDEEESSGDIDIDDDEEEADNDDDDEDDDTLVPSCCDGPPSLLEFSLSSSTSSSSTSISSCSDLESDCADQSASICSSQDQDNLSVTLSPKDHSLPQAPECQPPARSPPSLPISRIPFHLTSCSPIPPCSPDEGYPSALDSPSPDYLGVKGDSEVTKLGLLDFLESVGEFGKMERFSQVIQVARWDLEGEQHWDVLRDWLDHLDRLEKVNREVKLAYVARLHEKGFDLGDLEEQDLSDVMDEMGNIDIPWKLYKSHRGTMGDSQEFSDAGVDLTAPSDCDEPLAPDSLTPSPVEPPPRPPKPPARHASVSSDLHTYINISRETTSMAVSTSPTLSTFSVNSSSPTFTTFRCEKPPPASPPSIPPLPTSKPVPYLTLYTTPSPPTSIPTPTPPIPPPRRRHLARKEAQRLAALQAEQEKTPLSLPPPTTRPPPLPPPPVISVSSSSPPAIPPPPALPPPPSFHALDVEIRKLLMLAGLTQAELLKLSPELGVCVGGLEDEGDGDDAILSRSAEPHEFRLRERGEEERQRDTELMARDGKLDGDRRVDVAEEGKKKEESKDTQRTTSFTEMARRRKRNSGLTTDSYYSTAFSNTHETKAKNMSFESFQYPAGLPDSPPPPPPPRPLPPIPPSLPPVKVSTLPANSAQPERFDWLIAFTPDCDAPPQPPPLEMRKSQTETQKKLSSSGSSPELAPKVTTFKEMRFRNKSASPPTKVITDPDPDPTVITPDPDILYNLRWRREKAGGDGNQWEYTSQAQAFFMQPPPALTSMAALKEMLQRADKEGGQLELCPSQKIGCSVSDNSLWTMGREWECEEKSEEKEGKEEKEEEEVEVEVRGRADGGGTFESRTSVSSPPLSLTQSSQPYFLHTALPSYRPGYCNSQPFADPRPHNHVGRESTDEHCNTQRAPAASSACTRRDDSSSDLSAWFEYEPVVDFGVDSPCDNGNIVNTHRDFASDSMCNFDSLYCSDSEKQNGAHTKSDTPVRGTTEAAGCTTPYKNIDVMMTYSNSVSAMDSLHSQKRIHSHTDHNSNKARTFKELPPLPTYYLYHPKNCPLHRGAPPRLSPIGALSPPQRSGAPPPGAAGSGLSSPLFPRSHTLPALAAPLYYPNLYPPIPPRAPPLPPKLYQAPPQSRVATVRSVSFAGSVQRTETSWMGEDVKHPVRGLGLSSLCLQEKKALVSAVSVAVEAILAQFSSSRTVVQKFLSVNKALSGDSTINPSLGRLVLQCLCPALHSLLTDGLKPHQSDLIAGRRPNSAWGLVQASTRPGPKTQALFNLQVRVGELPQLRQSKHRFNAFLLGLLNTKLLDFWLSHLQSCSDVLETYFHPTAFMRLSLASCQPLFEELLLVLQPLSLLTFNLDLLFQHHHLEPDSHSPEIPSPPCQDAGFQLSTEDSQSKIAGCRYIESLSEVDFGSPEYQAAKEKLSPLANPKNGGSEESTHSSAAPMKTSPQLLWVQEKEIGELPPPDIEEDSLAQQAGQVIQQGWGAVMRWGGRLSQNLAELSLKKEEMRTDLPDLQVQAGSDFAPVSSAAQVPWGLGRLFGASKSPNSPPGHTPPTRRPSQWLAPGVTALTRMVSSSSTPIIKRAPKPQGESEPEPEKDVDALEMKDKPRPLRSVRTLCDHTGSGSELSFCKGEELVVLGGVDQDWIRCRQGDKEGLVPIGYTSLIM
- the rusc1 gene encoding RUN and SH3 domain containing 1 isoform X3 gives rise to the protein MQSSSCASQPPKPRRFDVSRRTNTLAAPKSHGPGFQREDKNMNTITTSSPRRATKGPTAPTRSRVGVQPRAPVSQSRFGSQKQVSTISKSAKPKPKSARASAATKIAPAAAPPPLPSVLPLDPNCNEPSLPCLCCDGRSPQDNNSMFNHNHNNNNTISLRQQLQLPPPPALLPQRQDGKGAKEQPQPPLQAQAQLESSACPAASLENEGKNADESIVLDNKKNVKVEEEDDEEESSGDIDIDDDEEEADNDDDDEDDDTLVPSCCDGPPSLLEFSLSSSTSSSSTSISSCSDLESDCADQSASICSSQDQDNLSVTLSPKDHSLPQAPECQPPARSPPSLPISRIPFHLTSCSPIPPCSPDEGYPSALDSPSPDYLGVKGDSEVTKLGLLDFLESVGEFGKMERFSQVIQVARWDLEGEQHWDVLRDWLDHLDRLEKVNREVKLAYVARLHEKGFDLGDLEEQDLSDVMDEMGNIDIPWKLYKSHRGTMGDSQEFSDAGVDLTAPSDCDEPLAPDSLTPSPVEPPPRPPKPPARHASVSSDLHTYINISRETTSMAVSTSPTLSTFSVNSSSPTFTTFRCEKPPPASPPSIPPLPTSKPVPYLTLYTTPSPPTSIPTPTPPIPPPRRRHLARKEAQRLAALQAEQEKTPLSLPPPTTRPPPLPPPPVISVSSSSPPAIPPPPALPPPPSFHALDVEIRKLLMLAGLTQAELLKLSPELGVCVGGLEDEGDGDDAILSRSAEPHEFRLRERGEEERQRDTELMARDGKLDGDRRVDVAEEGKKKEESKDTQRTTSFTEMARRRKRNSGLTTDSYYSTAFSNTHETKAKNMSFESFQYPAGLPDSPPPPPPPRPLPPIPPSLPPVKVSTLPANSAQPERFDWLIAFTPDCDAPPQPPPLEMRKSQTETQKKLSSSGSSPELAPKVTTFKEMRFRNKSASPPTKVITDPDPDPTVITPDPDILYNLRWRREKAGGDGNQWEYTSQAQAFFMQPPPALTSMAALKEMLQRADKEGGQLELCPSQKIGCSVSDNSLWTMGREWECEEKSEEKEGKEEKEEEEVEVEVRGRADGGGTFESRTSAVRSVSFAGSVQRTETSWMGEDVKHPVRGLGLSSLCLQEKKALVSAVSVAVEAILAQFSSSRTVVQKFLSVNKALSGDSTINPSLGRLVLQCLCPALHSLLTDGLKPHQSDLIAGRRPNSAWGLVQASTRPGPKTQALFNLQVRVGELPQLRQSKHRFNAFLLGLLNTKLLDFWLSHLQSCSDVLETYFHPTAFMRLSLASCQPLFEELLLVLQPLSLLTFNLDLLFQHHHLEPDSHSPEIPSPPCQDAGFQLSTEDSQSKIAGCRYIESLSEVDFGSPEYQAAKEKLSPLANPKNGGSEESTHSSAAPMKTSPQLLWVQEKEIGELPPPDIEEDSLAQQAGQVIQQGWGAVMRWGGRLSQNLAELSLKKEEMRTDLPDLQVQAGSDFAPVSSAAQVPWGLGRLFGASKSPNSPPGHTPPTRRPSQWLAPGVTALTRMVSSSSTPIIKRAPKPQGESEPEPEKDVDALEMKDKPRPLRSVRTLCDHTGSGSELSFCKGEELVVLGGVDQDWIRCRQGDKEGLVPIGYTSLIM
- the rusc1 gene encoding RUN and SH3 domain containing 1 isoform X2, giving the protein MQSSSCASQPPKPRRFDVSRRTNTLAAPKSHGPGFQREDKNMNTITTSSPRRATKGPTAPTRSRVGVQPRAPVSQSRFGSQKQVSTISKSAKPKPKSARASAATKIAPAAAPPPLPSVLPLDPNCNEPSLPCLCCDGRSPQDNNSMFNHNHNNNNTISLRQQLQLPPPPALLPQRQDGKGAKEQPQPPLQAQAQLESSACPAASLENEGKNADESIVLDNKKNVKVEEEDDEEESSGDIDIDDDEEEADNDDDDEDDDTLVPSCCDGPPSLLEFSLSSSTSSSSTSISSCSDLESDCADQSASICSSQDQDNLSVTLSPKDHSLPQAPECQPPARSPPSLPISRIPFHLTSCSPIPPCSPDEGYPSALDSPSPDYLGVKGDSEVTKLGLLDFLESVGEFGKMERFSQVIQVARWDLEGEQHWDVLRDWLDHLDRLEKVNREVKLAYVARLHEKGFDLGDLEEQDLSDVMDEMGNIDIPWKLYKSHRGTMGDSQEFSDAGVDLTAPSDCDEPLAPDSLTPSPVEPPPRPPKPPARHASVSSDLHTYINISRETTSMAVSTSPTLSTFSVNSSSPTFTTFRCEKPPPASPPSIPPLPTSKPVPYLTLYTTPSPPTSIPTPTPPIPPPRRRHLARKEAQRLAALQAEQEKTPLSLPPPTTRPPPLPPPPVISVSSSSPPAIPPPPALPPPPSFHALDVEIRKLLMLAGLTQAELLKLSPELGVCVGGLEDEGDGDDAILSRSAEPHEFRLRERGEEERQRDTELMARDGKLDGDRRVDVAEEGKKKEESKDTQRTTSFTEMARRRKRNSGLTTDSYYSTAFSNTHETKAKNMSFESFQYPAGLPDSPPPPPPPRPLPPIPPSLPPVKVSTLPANSAQPERFDWLIAFTPDCDAPPQPPPLEMRKSQTETQKKLSSSGSSPELAPKVTTFKEMRFRNKSASPPTKVITDPDPDPTVITPDPDILYNLRWRREKAGGDGNQWEYTSQAQAFFMQPPPALTSMAALKEMLQRADKEGGQLELCPSQKIGCSVSDNSLWTMGREWECEEKSEEKEGKEEKEEEEVEVEVRGRADGGGTFESRTSVSSPPLSLTQSSQPYFLHTALPSYRPGYCNSQPFADPRPHNHVGRESTDEHCNTQRAPAASSACTRRDDSSSDLSAWFEYEPVVDFGVDSPCDNGNIVNTHRDFASDSMCNFDSLYCSDSEKQNGAHTKSDTPVRGTTEAAGCTTPYKNIDVMMTYSNSVSAMDSLHSQKRIHSHTDHNSNKARTFKELPPLPTYYLYHPKNCPLHRGAPPRLSPIGALSPPQRSGAPPPGAAGSGLSSPLFPRSHTLPALAAPLYYPNLYPPIPPRAPPLPPKLYQAPPQSRVATVRSVSFAGSVQRTETSWMGEDVKHPVRGLGLSSLCLQEKKALVSAVSVAVEAILAQFSSSRTVVQKALSGDSTINPSLGRLVLQCLCPALHSLLTDGLKPHQSDLIAGRRPNSAWGLVQASTRPGPKTQALFNLQVRVGELPQLRQSKHRFNAFLLGLLNTKLLDFWLSHLQSCSDVLETYFHPTAFMRLSLASCQPLFEELLLVLQPLSLLTFNLDLLFQHHHLEPDSHSPEIPSPPCQDAGFQLSTEDSQSKIAGCRYIESLSEVDFGSPEYQAAKEKLSPLANPKNGGSEESTHSSAAPMKTSPQLLWVQEKEIGELPPPDIEEDSLAQQAGQVIQQGWGAVMRWGGRLSQNLAELSLKKEEMRTDLPDLQVQAGSDFAPVSSAAQVPWGLGRLFGASKSPNSPPGHTPPTRRPSQWLAPGVTALTRMVSSSSTPIIKRAPKPQGESEPEPEKDVDALEMKDKPRPLRSVRTLCDHTGSGSELSFCKGEELVVLGGVDQDWIRCRQGDKEGLVPIGYTSLIM